One window from the genome of Populus alba chromosome 15, ASM523922v2, whole genome shotgun sequence encodes:
- the LOC118033365 gene encoding transcription factor PRE3-like translates to MSSRKSRSRQSGSSRINDDQILDLVTKLQQLLPETRNRRSEKVSAAKALQETCNYIKSLHREVDDLSARLSELLETADTTQAAIIRNLLKQ, encoded by the exons ATGTCTAGCCGGAAGTCGCGATCAAGGCAATCAGGTAGTTCAAGAATCAATGATGATCAGATCCTTGACCTTGTTACAAAGTTGCAACAACTTCTTCCCGAGACTCGCAATCGGCGTTCTGAAAAG GTCTCAGCTGCCAAGGCCTTGCAGGAGACATGCAACTATATTAAAAGCTTGCACAGAGAGGTTGATGATCTTAGCGCGCGGCTTTCTGAGCTATTAGAAACAGCAGACACTACTCAAGCTGCGATAATTAGGAATTTGCTTAAGCAATAG